DNA sequence from the Myxosarcina sp. GI1 genome:
TTGTTAACGGTGCGGCGGTTTTAGCCGACGGAGGTAAGACGATAATTTGAGGTTTAAGTTATCGAACAAATTGGAAAAAGTATGACAGAAGCTGCAAAATATATAAAAATAGCGAGTCGAAAATCTTAAATCGAATGCCTGTCAGCTTATGGAATACGATCTTTCTCAATATCCTTACTCTTCTCAGCGACGAGCCGTACTTGGCAAAAACTGTGCCGTAGCCACTAGTCAGTCTCTAGCAACTCTGGCAGGAATGGAGATGTTTTGGGCAGGGAGTAACGCAGTGGATGCGGCGATCGCTACTTCTTTTGTTTCCTCGACTAAAAAACGGTTTTAAAATTCAGAAGTTATGAGAATACAAGTTTAACTTCTCAAATTTGACATCGGGTTTTCAATATGCAAACATTATTAATAAGTTTTCAAAACGAAAACCTAATTAATGATATATTCTAATGCACTTAATTTCGGCTGGAAAGCTCAAACAAGCTGCATCTAAATATCCAGATGTTATTACTACAATTAAGGCATTTTGTAAAACCATCGAGCAAGCACAGTGGCAGAGTCTAATTGATGTACAGCAAATTTATCGAGATGCAGAAGCAGTGGGAAACTTTACAGTGTTCAATATCAAAGGAAATAAATATCGCTTGATTCTCGATATAGATTACGAAGAACAGGTTGCTTATTTCAAGTATTTTTTAACTCACGCTGAATATGATAAAGGGAAGTGGAAGAATGATTCTTACTATTAATCGAGAAAATTATCTCAAGCTTTTGGATGAGGTTAAGTTAATTCCTAAAATTATCGAAACAGATGCAGAATACGAACAAAATCTTGCGGTAGCGGAAAAATTGATTGCCAAAAAGAAGCATCGTTCCTCTGAAGAAACTGCCCTACTACGTTTGCTAGTAAAGTTAATCGAAGATTACGAAGAAGCTAACTACAATCTAAAAGAATGGCAAAATCTTCCACCACACGAAATTTTGCAGCATCTTCTAGAAGTTAGTCAAACCAAACAATCCGAGCTAGTGGGTATTGTAAGCTCCTCAAAAGGTTTGATTTCAGCAATTGTC
Encoded proteins:
- a CDS encoding type II toxin-antitoxin system HigB family toxin — encoded protein: MHLISAGKLKQAASKYPDVITTIKAFCKTIEQAQWQSLIDVQQIYRDAEAVGNFTVFNIKGNKYRLILDIDYEEQVAYFKYFLTHAEYDKGKWKNDSYY
- a CDS encoding type II toxin-antitoxin system HigA family antitoxin; translation: MILTINRENYLKLLDEVKLIPKIIETDAEYEQNLAVAEKLIAKKKHRSSEETALLRLLVKLIEDYEEANYNLKEWQNLPPHEILQHLLEVSQTKQSELVGIVSSSKGLISAIVNGKRAISKEQAKKLGEYFKISPSLFI